Proteins encoded together in one Bombus vancouverensis nearcticus chromosome 14, iyBomVanc1_principal, whole genome shotgun sequence window:
- the CysRS-m gene encoding cysteine--tRNA ligase-like protein, mitochondrial isoform X2, giving the protein MNVFIKNVFYYKIREACYQFIHTETKLKKQAQWLKPTGYKTDIQIYNPITKCEVPLILKNKAVLTWYLCGPTVYDSAHIGHAVTYVYSDIIRRILSDHFNINVVMAMCVTDIDDKIIARSKDLKQNYKDLTKHYENEFIEDMKMLNVARPHLYCRVTDYIPQIIQFVKRILDKGNAYTTKDGSVYFDTHKYGMYGKLSTPISHSFHPDKKSPLDFCLWKTAKEGEPFWESPWAPGRPGWHIECSTIASTIFGNSVDFHSGGIDLMFPHHENEEAQSCCYHEVEQWVNYWVYYGHLSLKHEKMSKSLKNTISIRKFLEKYTANQFRILCLLSNYKNELQFSYDVMDNAVAVLHKIEHFISDCHNYIVGNWDTGNVDESTLFRCLEETKNSINTALANDFNTAKAMKSLTNLINVVNKMLHDPQGSTNTSSTCIPAVAAVLNYTSEILFKFGISNPSAVNDSRMDSVVECLIKFRGAVRNKILEQDVKDKTLLTACDKVRSELSTYGIIIKDCKTETSWSIKKY; this is encoded by the exons ATGAATGTATTTATAAAGAATGTCTTTTATTACAAAATACGAGAAGCATGCTATCAATTTATACATACCGAGACAAAGTTAAAGAAACAAGCACAGTGGTTAAAACCTACAGGATATAAAACAGATATTCAAATCTACAATCCCATAACAAAATGTGAAGTACcgttaattttaaaaaataaagctgttctAACTTGGTATCTTTGTGGACCTACTGTATATGATTCGGCACACATAGGACATGCAGT GACTTACGTGTATTCGGATATTATCAGGAGAATATTATCAGACCACTTCAATATAAATGTTGTAATGGCCATGTGCGTAACAGACATAGATGATAAAATAATAGCACGCTCAAAAGACTTGAAACAAAATTATAAGGATCTAACAAAACATTATGAAAACGAATTTATCGAAGATATGAAAATGTTAAATGTTGCAAGGCCTCATCTGTATTGTAGGGTAACTGATTATATACCACAAATTATTCAGTTTGTGAAGAGAATTCTAGACAAAGGCAATGCTTACACTACGAAAGatg GATCTGTTTATTTTGATACGCATAAATACGGAATGTATGGCAAGCTATCAACTCCAATATCACATAGTTTCCATCCTGATAAAAAATCTCCATTAGATTTTTGTCTTTGGAAAACAGCTAAGGAAGGTGAACCATTTTGGGAGTCTCCATGGGCTCCTGGAAGGCCAGGGTGGCACATTGAATGTAGCACTATTGCAAG cACAATTTTTGGAAATTCCGTAGACTTTCACAGTGGTGGGATAGATCTAATGTTTCCACATCATGAGAATGAGGAAGCACAATCGTGTTGTTATCACGAAGTAGAACAGTGGGTAAATTATTGGGTATATTATGGACATTTGTCCTTGAAACACGAAAAAATGTCAAAAAGCCTTAAAAACACCATCAGTATAAGAAAATTCCTTGAAAAATATACAGCAAATCAGTTTAGAATCCTTTGTCTACTTTCGAATTATAAAAATG aACTTCAATTTTCCTATGATGTAATGGATAATGCGGTAGCTGTGTTACATAAAATTGAACATTTTATTAGCGACTGTCATAATTATATCGTTGGAAATTGGGATACTGGCAATGTAGATGAATCTACGTTATTCCGC tgtttggaagaaacgaaaaacagTATTAATACTGCATTAGCAAATGATTTTAACACTGCAAAAGCCATGAAGTCacttacaaatttaattaatgtaGTCAATAAAATGTTACATGATCCTcag GGTAGTACGAACACTTCTAGTACCTGTATACCTGCTGTAGCTGCAGTATTAAATTATACATCAGAAATACTTTTCAAATTCGGAATTTCAAATCCTAGTGCAGTAAATGATTCTAGAATGGACAGTGTCGTCGAATGTTTGATAAAATTTAGAGGTGCTGTGCGTAACAAAATTTTAGAGCAAGATGTGAAAGATAAAACTTTACTTACGGCGTGCGATAAAGTACGATCGGAACTTTCCACTTACGGTATAATAATTAAG GATTGCAAAACTGAAACTAGTTGGAGTatcaagaaatattaa
- the Non3 gene encoding ribosome production factor 2-like protein Non3 yields the protein MTVMQRVVKPTTHKGKRAILKKEPKLIEDAKQTLCFKGKNTSQIVVDFMKDLYDLKKPDAQIMQKKNDILPFEDITPVEKFSVKYNAPLFMIALHNKKRPHNLVMGRMYEQTLLDMAEFGIENYKGLKSFKVPKIAEGIKPLLVFNGELFENNYELNRIKNLFVDMFQREPVEKIRLQGLEHVLSFTAIDNKILVRSYRILLKKSDCRIPRIELEEIGPRADLICRRTKLASEDLFKQACKKPKELKVKKKKNISVDKLGTTFGRVHVGAQNINSIQTRKMKGLKKTMAEKKAGSKRKNIENSDNDNLKKLKTNSDSAD from the exons ATGACCGTGATGCAAAGAGTAGT AAAGCCGACTACCCATAAGGGTAAACGAGCTATTTTGAAAAAAGAACCGAAATTAATAGAGGATGCTAAACAAACTCTGTGTTTCAAGGGTAAAAACACTTCACAGATAGTAGTAGATTTTATGAAAGATTTG TACGATTTAAAAAAGCCAGATGCACAGATAATGcaaaagaaaaatgatatacTACCATTTGAGGATATAACACCCGTCGAAAAATTTTCCGTAAAATATAATGCACCGCTTTTTATGATCGCTTTGCATAATAAAAAACGTCCCCACAATTTAGTAATGGGAAGAATGTATGAACAAACATTATTAGATATGGCAGAATTTggcatagaaaattataaagGACTGAAAAGTTTTAAAGTTCCCAAAATTGCAGAGGGAATAAAACCCTTATTAGTTTTTAATGGAGAGCTCTTTGAAAATAACTATGAGttaaatagaattaaaaatttgtttgtgGATATGTTTCAAAGGGAGCCAGTTGAAAAGATTAGACTTCAAGGTCTCGAACATGTTCTGAGTTTCACTGCTATTGACAATAAAATACTAGTACGCAGTTACAG GATACTTTTAAAAAAGTCTGATTGTAGAATACCaagaattgaattagaagaaATTGGTCCAAGAGCAGATTTAATTTGTAGACGTACGAAACTTGCTTCTGAAGATTTGTTTAAGCAAGCTTGTAAAAAGCCAAAAGAGCTGAAG gttaaaaagaagaagaatatatCTGTGGACAAACTTGGAACAACCTTTGGTCGTGTGCATGTTGGAGCGCAAAATATTAATAGTATACAGACGAGAAAAATGAAAGGATTAAAAAAGACAATGGCAGAGAAGAAAGCTGGgtcgaaaaggaaaaatattgaaaatagtgataatgataatttaaaaaaattaaaaactaatagtgATTCAGCTGATTAA
- the LOC117156367 gene encoding uncharacterized protein LOC117156367 — translation MINAINYPSCIKIPSTNSKQNMTNTLPQQLDLVKALALNNDLILLANQIFGEGKWSHNITSQTIDFIETFMGKYVCGCVTLLKVQLKDGTSHEDMGYCYTEGAMKGLTIHCARIGSLTDAFKRVLSCFGKEINTEIQNLSKKLANSHMVADSLFNGTENRTSEIKMPEPCAQSTPFISKSDKEKQKTENVLKSKCPNVAKEQVSVGQTVANSVAQPEQCIKTSSEMKSHVQPGVPGNQKEQNNIEIGDSKSASEEELLRMERKRKQMEKQAEYKRLMKEREQQKTNQNKKSSTKY, via the exons ATGATTAACGCGATTAATTATCCGTCTTGTATAAAAATC CCATCTACAAATTCAAAACAGAATATGACAAATACATTACCACAACAATTAGATTTAGTGAAAGCACTAGCTCTTAATAATGATTTGATATTGTTAGCAAATCAAATATTTGGCGAAGGAAAATGGAGTCATAATATTACTAGCCAAACAATAG attttattgAAACTTTCATGGGTAAATATGTTTGTGGATGTGTGACACTTCTCAAGGTCCAATTAAAAGATGGAACATCTCATGAGGACATGGGGTATTGTTACACAGAAGGAGCTATGAAAGGTTTAACAATACATTGTGCAAGAATT gGTTCTCTTACAGATGCCTTTAAAAGGGTATTGTCATGTTTTGGTAAAGAGATAAATACTGAGATACAAAATCTATCAAAAAAGTTAGCAAATTCACATATGGTTGCTGATAGTTTATTTAACGGAACAGAAAACAGAACTTCAGAAATTAAAATGCCAGAACCATGTGCTCAATCGACTCCGTTTATAAGTAAAAGTgataaagaaaaacaaaaaacag agAATGTATTAAAATCAAAATGCCCAAATGTTGCGAAGGAGCAAGTGTCTGTAGGACAAACGGTAGCAAATTCTGTTGCACAACCGGAGCAGTGTATCAAAACTTCAAGCGAGATGAAAAGTCATGTACAGCCCGGTGTTCCGGGTAATCAGAAAGAgcaaaataatattgaaataggAGATTCAAAATCAG caTCTGAAGAAGAACTTTTACGAATGGAACGGAAACGAAAACAAATGGAGAAACAAGCAGAGTATAAGAGATTAATGAAGGAAAGAGAACAACAGAAGActaatcaaaataaaaaaagcagtACAAAATACTAG
- the CysRS-m gene encoding cysteine--tRNA ligase-like protein, mitochondrial isoform X1, whose product MNVFIKNVFYYKIREACYQFIHTETKLKKQAQWLKPTGYKTDIQIYNPITKCEVPLILKNKAVLTWYLCGPTVYDSAHIGHAVTYVYSDIIRRILSDHFNINVVMAMCVTDIDDKIIARSKDLKQNYKDLTKHYENEFIEDMKMLNVARPHLYCRVTDYIPQIIQFVKRILDKGNAYTTKDGSVYFDTHKYGMYGKLSTPISHSFHPDKKSPLDFCLWKTAKEGEPFWESPWAPGRPGWHIECSTIASTIFGNSVDFHSGGIDLMFPHHENEEAQSCCYHEVEQWVNYWVYYGHLSLKHEKMSKSLKNTISIRKFLEKYTANQFRILCLLSNYKNELQFSYDVMDNAVAVLHKIEHFISDCHNYIVGNWDTGNVDESTLFRCLEETKNSINTALANDFNTAKAMKSLTNLINVVNKMLHDPQGSTNTSSTCIPAVAAVLNYTSEILFKFGISNPSAVNDSRMDSVVECLIKFRGAVRNKILEQDVKDKTLLTACDKVRSELSTYGIIIKFCLSRIAKLKLVGVSRNIK is encoded by the exons ATGAATGTATTTATAAAGAATGTCTTTTATTACAAAATACGAGAAGCATGCTATCAATTTATACATACCGAGACAAAGTTAAAGAAACAAGCACAGTGGTTAAAACCTACAGGATATAAAACAGATATTCAAATCTACAATCCCATAACAAAATGTGAAGTACcgttaattttaaaaaataaagctgttctAACTTGGTATCTTTGTGGACCTACTGTATATGATTCGGCACACATAGGACATGCAGT GACTTACGTGTATTCGGATATTATCAGGAGAATATTATCAGACCACTTCAATATAAATGTTGTAATGGCCATGTGCGTAACAGACATAGATGATAAAATAATAGCACGCTCAAAAGACTTGAAACAAAATTATAAGGATCTAACAAAACATTATGAAAACGAATTTATCGAAGATATGAAAATGTTAAATGTTGCAAGGCCTCATCTGTATTGTAGGGTAACTGATTATATACCACAAATTATTCAGTTTGTGAAGAGAATTCTAGACAAAGGCAATGCTTACACTACGAAAGatg GATCTGTTTATTTTGATACGCATAAATACGGAATGTATGGCAAGCTATCAACTCCAATATCACATAGTTTCCATCCTGATAAAAAATCTCCATTAGATTTTTGTCTTTGGAAAACAGCTAAGGAAGGTGAACCATTTTGGGAGTCTCCATGGGCTCCTGGAAGGCCAGGGTGGCACATTGAATGTAGCACTATTGCAAG cACAATTTTTGGAAATTCCGTAGACTTTCACAGTGGTGGGATAGATCTAATGTTTCCACATCATGAGAATGAGGAAGCACAATCGTGTTGTTATCACGAAGTAGAACAGTGGGTAAATTATTGGGTATATTATGGACATTTGTCCTTGAAACACGAAAAAATGTCAAAAAGCCTTAAAAACACCATCAGTATAAGAAAATTCCTTGAAAAATATACAGCAAATCAGTTTAGAATCCTTTGTCTACTTTCGAATTATAAAAATG aACTTCAATTTTCCTATGATGTAATGGATAATGCGGTAGCTGTGTTACATAAAATTGAACATTTTATTAGCGACTGTCATAATTATATCGTTGGAAATTGGGATACTGGCAATGTAGATGAATCTACGTTATTCCGC tgtttggaagaaacgaaaaacagTATTAATACTGCATTAGCAAATGATTTTAACACTGCAAAAGCCATGAAGTCacttacaaatttaattaatgtaGTCAATAAAATGTTACATGATCCTcag GGTAGTACGAACACTTCTAGTACCTGTATACCTGCTGTAGCTGCAGTATTAAATTATACATCAGAAATACTTTTCAAATTCGGAATTTCAAATCCTAGTGCAGTAAATGATTCTAGAATGGACAGTGTCGTCGAATGTTTGATAAAATTTAGAGGTGCTGTGCGTAACAAAATTTTAGAGCAAGATGTGAAAGATAAAACTTTACTTACGGCGTGCGATAAAGTACGATCGGAACTTTCCACTTACGGTATAATAATTAAG TTCTGTCTTTCTAGGATTGCAAAACTGAAACTAGTTGGAGTatcaagaaatattaaataa